Proteins co-encoded in one Haladaptatus sp. ZSTT2 genomic window:
- the pheA gene encoding prephenate dehydratase, with amino-acid sequence MRAVTLGPVGTYSHRAAKAVADEVEFRESMTAIVEAVVAGEYRRGVIPIENSIEGSVTESLDALATHDLAVVAELVTPIRHALLAQSETFDTVASHSQALAQCRGYLEEHYPDATIEAVASTARGVELAREDPTVAGIGHPDTAGDDLTVLAQDIQDRSSNETRFLVIAPPEERSVAGGKSTAVVHPNANYPGLLLDILEAFAERDINLSRIESRPSGNRLGDYLFHLDFEAGMYEERAQAAIDEVRKTVPKGTVDVLGSYDTKHIV; translated from the coding sequence ATGAGAGCAGTCACCTTGGGGCCAGTCGGGACGTACTCCCATCGTGCGGCGAAAGCGGTCGCAGACGAGGTCGAGTTTCGCGAGTCGATGACCGCCATCGTAGAGGCAGTCGTCGCGGGCGAGTATCGCCGTGGCGTCATCCCCATCGAGAACAGCATCGAAGGGAGCGTCACCGAGAGCTTAGACGCCCTCGCCACCCACGACCTCGCGGTGGTCGCAGAGTTGGTTACACCCATCCGCCACGCGCTGCTCGCCCAGAGTGAGACGTTCGACACGGTCGCAAGCCACTCGCAGGCGCTTGCCCAGTGTCGTGGCTATCTCGAAGAACACTACCCCGACGCCACCATCGAGGCGGTTGCAAGCACCGCACGCGGCGTCGAACTCGCCCGTGAAGACCCGACTGTGGCGGGCATTGGCCACCCGGACACCGCAGGCGACGACCTCACCGTCCTCGCACAGGACATCCAAGACCGTTCGTCGAACGAAACCCGATTTCTGGTGATTGCCCCACCCGAAGAACGCAGCGTCGCGGGCGGAAAATCGACTGCCGTCGTCCACCCGAACGCCAATTATCCCGGACTTCTCCTCGACATACTCGAAGCGTTCGCAGAACGGGACATCAACCTCTCGCGCATCGAGTCGCGGCCGAGCGGGAACCGCCTCGGTGACTATCTGTTCCACCTCGATTTCGAGGCAGGCATGTACGAAGAACGCGCCCAAGCCGCCATCGACGAGGTGCGAAAGACCGTCCCGAAGGGCACCGTTGACGTGCTCGGTTCCTACGACACCAAACACATCGTCTGA
- a CDS encoding tetratricopeptide repeat protein gives MATHRKHRYSDSRGFGNPYEGVTLDPHILREDNTKIDPVDDYALADLIDDWNIKRDDITPQELIDLGLTYLQLGFHTEAADSFERAARLADEDSLDAQEAWVNKGVAHSQIEEFDEAIGAFYEALHINDRNEFAALAEMNLAFALWEGEDSSHPLEHAERAVELDPRMPQAWYNLGFFYTERALWEDAVDCFEKAITLGYRTATVYEEHARALEEVGNYVEAEIAAEEAAAIRAQGQQRLLTE, from the coding sequence GTGGCCACACATCGTAAACACCGCTATTCTGACAGTCGAGGCTTTGGGAATCCGTACGAAGGCGTGACGCTGGACCCGCATATTCTGCGCGAGGACAACACCAAGATAGACCCCGTCGATGACTACGCGCTCGCTGACCTCATAGACGACTGGAACATCAAACGCGACGACATCACGCCACAGGAACTCATCGACCTCGGCCTCACCTATCTGCAACTCGGCTTCCATACGGAGGCCGCAGATTCCTTCGAGCGCGCGGCGCGACTCGCAGACGAAGACTCACTCGACGCCCAAGAGGCGTGGGTGAACAAGGGCGTCGCCCACTCACAAATCGAGGAGTTCGATGAGGCAATCGGAGCGTTCTACGAGGCGTTGCACATCAACGACCGAAACGAGTTCGCCGCGCTCGCGGAGATGAACCTCGCCTTTGCCCTCTGGGAGGGCGAGGATTCCTCGCACCCACTCGAACACGCAGAGCGCGCCGTCGAACTCGACCCACGCATGCCACAGGCGTGGTATAATCTCGGCTTTTTCTACACAGAGCGCGCGCTTTGGGAGGACGCCGTAGACTGTTTCGAGAAGGCGATTACGCTCGGCTATCGGACGGCAACGGTCTACGAGGAACACGCTCGGGCGCTCGAAGAAGTGGGCAACTATGTCGAGGCTGAAATCGCGGCGGAAGAAGCCGCAGCGATTCGGGCACAGGGCCAACAGCGCCTGCTCACCGAGTAA